From Candidatus Babeliales bacterium, a single genomic window includes:
- a CDS encoding NUDIX domain-containing protein has protein sequence MIMTTLYAVALLCVNNEVVLVRRYNADFASGLYSMVGGKVEMGETARQAVRREVQEEVGLDLPEERFELVHTFHRKGNTETLVALCFKADITGLKPINNEPHKHDDMRFFPLDKLPENIIPAHKQAIDCVLKGIAYSEHGW, from the coding sequence ATGATTATGACGACTTTATATGCTGTTGCTTTATTATGCGTAAATAATGAGGTTGTGTTGGTACGTCGTTACAATGCTGACTTTGCATCAGGTTTATACAGCATGGTTGGTGGTAAAGTAGAAATGGGAGAAACAGCGAGACAAGCGGTACGTCGTGAAGTACAAGAAGAAGTGGGGCTCGATTTGCCCGAAGAACGATTTGAATTAGTGCATACCTTTCATCGCAAAGGTAATACAGAAACATTGGTTGCCTTATGCTTTAAAGCGGATATAACGGGACTCAAGCCGATTAACAATGAGCCGCATAAACATGATGATATGCGATTTTTCCCTTTGGACAAATTGCCTGAAAATATCATTCCTGCGCACAAGCAGGCGATAGATTGTGTTTTGAAAGGAATTGCATATTCAGAGCATGGTTGGTAA
- a CDS encoding Rpn family recombination-promoting nuclease/putative transposase yields MIFMDPTSDLGFKKLFANIAHKEILISFLNSVLGRAEGDKIIDTVLNDPSNLPDSIKAKTSIVDVRCTDQKNHQYIIEMQVDSQMHYAARAQYYSSIVLSRQLAKKERYEDLVPVIFVGVLDFTLFSGNSHYLSHHFILDKETYAHELKHLEFHFIELTKFNKEVDEYSAIVDKWIYFLKHAASLQKIPATLKDPEIKEAFDILEQGNWSKAELEAYDRHLDDIRSYHGQMDYAYDKGKIKGKIEVAQRLLQLNTLDNSAIAEITELTVEQIEELKNKQNSNKTD; encoded by the coding sequence ATGATATTTATGGACCCAACAAGCGACCTGGGATTTAAAAAGCTGTTTGCCAACATAGCTCATAAAGAGATTTTAATTAGTTTTTTAAATAGTGTGTTGGGGCGGGCAGAAGGGGATAAAATTATTGATACTGTTTTGAATGACCCCAGTAATTTGCCTGATTCAATTAAAGCAAAAACTAGCATTGTTGATGTACGCTGTACTGATCAAAAAAATCATCAATATATTATTGAAATGCAAGTTGATTCCCAAATGCATTACGCAGCTCGCGCACAATATTACAGTTCCATCGTGCTCAGCAGGCAGCTTGCAAAAAAAGAACGATACGAAGATTTGGTTCCTGTTATCTTTGTTGGTGTACTCGATTTTACTCTTTTTAGTGGAAACTCACATTATTTGAGCCATCACTTTATTTTGGATAAAGAAACCTATGCACATGAACTTAAACATTTAGAGTTTCATTTTATTGAACTTACTAAGTTTAATAAAGAGGTAGACGAATATAGCGCCATTGTTGATAAATGGATCTATTTCTTAAAACATGCAGCCTCCTTACAAAAAATCCCTGCAACATTAAAAGACCCAGAAATTAAAGAAGCATTTGATATTCTTGAGCAGGGCAATTGGTCAAAAGCTGAATTAGAGGCGTACGATCGTCATTTGGATGATATTCGCTCCTACCATGGACAAATGGATTATGCATATGATAAAGGCAAAATTAAAGGTAAAATAGAGGTAGCACAACGACTTTTACAACTAAATACACTTGATAATTCAGCTATTGCAGAAATAACGGAACTAACAGTAGAGCAAATTGAAGAGCTTAAAAACAAGCAGAACAGTAACAAAACGGATTAA
- a CDS encoding GIY-YIG nuclease family protein: MKQPIVYIVANKTNGTLYVGVTSDLIKRIYEHKEGLIEGFTKTYGCKFLVFYESHPTMESAILREKQIKDGSRKKKLYLIEGMNSSWKDLYEDLY; the protein is encoded by the coding sequence ATGAAACAACCGATCGTTTATATTGTTGCGAATAAAACAAACGGCACCCTGTATGTTGGAGTAACATCCGATCTTATAAAACGAATATATGAGCATAAAGAAGGTTTGATCGAGGGGTTCACAAAAACTTATGGTTGCAAATTCTTAGTATTCTATGAATCTCATCCCACTATGGAATCTGCAATATTACGAGAAAAACAAATTAAAGATGGATCACGAAAAAAGAAATTATATCTGATAGAAGGAATGAATTCCAGTTGGAAAGATTTATATGAAGATCTTTATTAG
- a CDS encoding NUDIX domain-containing protein, protein MLTDKMTNLHTVALLCANDEILLARRHNTDFASGLYSMVGGKVEHGKTAREAVRCTVQEKTGLDIPEEAFELVHVFHRDGQGEILVALCFKADITGLKPTNNEPSKHDDVRFFPITQLPENIVPAHKQAIDCVLKGIAYSEHGW, encoded by the coding sequence ATGTTAACTGATAAGATGACTAATTTACACACCGTCGCATTACTATGTGCAAACGATGAAATTCTTTTAGCGCGACGCCATAATACTGATTTTGCGTCTGGACTTTACAGCATGGTTGGTGGCAAAGTTGAGCATGGAAAAACAGCACGCGAAGCCGTTCGTTGTACAGTACAGGAAAAAACCGGGCTTGATATTCCAGAAGAAGCTTTTGAATTGGTGCATGTCTTTCACCGTGACGGCCAAGGGGAAATCCTGGTCGCACTTTGTTTTAAAGCAGATATAACGGGACTAAAGCCAACTAATAATGAGCCGAGCAAGCATGATGATGTGCGATTTTTCCCTATTACACAGTTGCCTGAAAATATAGTTCCCGCTCATAAACAGGCTATTGATTGTGTGCTGAAAGGGATTGCTTATTCAGAACATGGATGGTGA
- a CDS encoding mechanosensitive ion channel domain-containing protein — protein MNLRLQAIVIFLLTQTTFLCASNLVETLEKTFLGGGAGEKIHFTAVAEKTELFAELKKESQTWYDSQQMLQEEGIARLQEIKVAVDATKRDLKIDPANPFLAKKLLIINDNADAVSHWQQLRERIGSILNQLLTLLEDYLKDPNQTEYKKKLGLQVDLHSFDNLQTLNQLIADGNRNAEQLKELEKNITVELKNRKQIVSLAEQAHKKSQDERNKQTSCDFGGFDAQQKVELFALDDQRYADERKRDSLRIKEIEYKQLLIKNRLFVQQLQIDVLKNVLSEIKPAVRVSEDDIAIAVIELNKKKQEAAVKKEQYAKEAEYIGVNKNKKSSELKALSEHHGILLSKELDSWEHKPIQTAAGYRKFVEVASFNDAVQLLQSRANGLEAKSTLENEKIRYESVHIAIMRSFYKIITKQLKSELEAAQEIVQYDHMRADVWANISSYKERLSSAQELLKIKKQAQENCTAMRALLQEKKETLFEQDLKEYAGVVALFNSADTFIKKHLEAIGVLISTYEDVLAVLQKTNKQLKFIVSELELATIWQRPEYAITWDGIQNIVPNILTFLSDLRKALFTFTVSHVQQSQNAPFSFILFMIQALVLLFVLWFAWKLLPIVARRLRSVGREYKGLRFICLLIVLGIEFLLAYYLVIAPWMYIFIFGNFFLLLDPYMYVLFYLGSIPYLLYVAVHFIHYFKSFNKHNDDLFFAQEFQRRFIMICCTSLYATIVILLFRKAYILAGYLHSELPDVLFLLWIIILQISLIFLLTKEQILGIIPERGDVWSLVRLKVDQYYYLILMLAVAVIIMSNPFVGFGKLVIYVFSRLLYTGALITIFYWLNIFLRRSMYHVFFTTEYEVARERFNYGKSIYSFCVIAVFLSFIFLGAIIGAKIWAWPRTLAAIGQWSDIIGWLKTPVLLPETAKISVFSVLQVLFFVLMGFIIAFLLNRFVLDKIFDVLLIEQGVQDTISSIVRYIIIIIAVILGFQSIDLVAFVWGLTTALAIGIGWVVKEPMGDFIAYFILLVQRPLKIGDYVQINEEVNGVVRKITPRSVILRRKNSTTIILPNSQIINQPVTNWNYLRGFIAFNDIVVTVGYKEDPTQVKELLLAILSANQYILKSPKPVVRLDNFTQNGFEFMVRGYINSNYTLDQWDIASDVRLAIVQVLRQHGITIAVPTRIIVQKDTVGADRIGNVEGPMMSSRDDHRE, from the coding sequence ATGAATCTACGGCTACAAGCAATAGTAATATTTCTATTGACGCAGACAACTTTTTTATGTGCGAGTAATTTAGTTGAAACATTGGAAAAAACGTTCCTTGGTGGTGGAGCAGGGGAGAAAATTCATTTTACCGCAGTAGCAGAAAAAACGGAGCTGTTTGCGGAACTTAAAAAAGAGAGTCAAACTTGGTACGATTCCCAGCAGATGTTGCAAGAAGAAGGCATTGCACGATTGCAGGAAATAAAAGTAGCTGTGGATGCAACTAAGCGAGATTTAAAGATTGATCCAGCGAATCCCTTTCTTGCCAAAAAACTGTTGATTATAAATGATAATGCAGATGCGGTGAGCCATTGGCAGCAATTGCGTGAGCGTATTGGCTCTATTCTTAATCAACTATTAACGCTCTTAGAGGATTACTTAAAAGATCCTAATCAGACAGAATATAAAAAAAAGCTAGGTCTACAAGTAGACCTTCATTCATTTGATAATTTGCAGACCCTTAACCAGTTGATTGCGGATGGTAATAGAAATGCAGAGCAGTTAAAAGAGCTGGAAAAAAACATTACGGTCGAACTGAAAAATCGTAAACAGATTGTATCGCTTGCAGAGCAAGCTCATAAAAAAAGTCAGGATGAACGCAATAAGCAAACGAGTTGTGACTTTGGTGGATTTGATGCACAACAAAAAGTGGAACTGTTTGCCTTGGATGATCAGCGGTATGCCGATGAGCGTAAGCGGGATTCGTTACGAATAAAAGAGATAGAGTATAAACAGTTATTGATTAAAAATAGATTGTTTGTGCAGCAGTTGCAGATAGATGTCCTTAAGAATGTACTTTCTGAGATTAAACCAGCGGTTCGTGTGAGTGAAGATGATATTGCGATTGCGGTTATTGAGCTTAATAAGAAAAAGCAGGAAGCTGCAGTAAAAAAAGAGCAATATGCAAAAGAAGCAGAGTACATTGGAGTTAATAAAAATAAAAAAAGCAGTGAGTTGAAAGCATTGAGTGAGCACCATGGAATTTTGCTCAGCAAAGAGCTTGATAGTTGGGAACATAAACCGATTCAGACTGCAGCTGGATATCGTAAATTTGTGGAGGTTGCAAGTTTTAATGATGCAGTGCAGTTATTGCAAAGTAGAGCGAACGGACTTGAAGCTAAAAGTACTTTAGAAAATGAAAAAATACGCTATGAATCGGTACACATTGCGATCATGCGTTCATTTTATAAAATTATTACCAAGCAGTTAAAATCGGAATTAGAAGCTGCGCAGGAGATCGTGCAGTATGACCATATGCGGGCAGATGTTTGGGCCAATATTTCTTCCTATAAAGAGCGCCTAAGTTCTGCGCAAGAGCTTCTCAAGATTAAAAAGCAGGCGCAAGAAAATTGCACTGCAATGAGAGCATTATTGCAGGAAAAAAAAGAAACATTATTTGAGCAAGATTTAAAAGAATACGCAGGCGTTGTGGCATTATTTAATAGTGCAGACACGTTTATCAAAAAGCATCTTGAAGCGATTGGCGTACTGATTAGTACGTATGAAGATGTTCTTGCGGTACTGCAAAAAACAAATAAGCAGCTCAAGTTCATTGTGAGTGAGTTGGAATTAGCAACGATTTGGCAACGTCCAGAATATGCAATTACGTGGGATGGCATTCAAAATATTGTGCCAAACATTTTGACATTCTTATCTGACCTGCGTAAAGCATTATTTACCTTTACGGTATCTCATGTGCAGCAGAGCCAGAATGCCCCCTTTAGTTTTATTTTATTTATGATTCAAGCATTGGTTTTGCTTTTTGTATTGTGGTTTGCTTGGAAACTGCTTCCTATTGTTGCGCGACGTTTACGTTCGGTGGGAAGAGAATATAAAGGACTGCGGTTTATCTGTTTGTTAATCGTGCTTGGAATTGAGTTTTTGTTAGCATATTACCTGGTTATTGCGCCATGGATGTATATATTTATTTTTGGTAATTTTTTCTTGTTACTTGATCCATATATGTATGTTTTATTTTATCTTGGATCCATACCGTATTTATTGTATGTAGCGGTTCATTTTATCCATTATTTTAAAAGTTTTAATAAACATAATGATGATCTGTTTTTTGCGCAGGAGTTTCAACGTCGGTTTATCATGATATGTTGCACATCGTTATATGCAACGATTGTTATTTTATTATTTAGAAAAGCGTATATCTTGGCCGGCTATCTACATTCTGAGTTGCCGGATGTATTGTTTTTACTGTGGATTATTATTTTACAAATTTCGTTGATTTTTTTGCTTACCAAAGAGCAGATTTTGGGGATTATTCCAGAGCGTGGGGACGTCTGGAGTTTAGTACGATTGAAAGTCGATCAGTATTATTATCTTATTTTGATGCTGGCTGTTGCCGTTATTATTATGAGTAATCCATTTGTCGGATTTGGTAAATTGGTGATTTATGTGTTCTCTCGATTACTGTATACAGGCGCATTGATAACTATTTTCTATTGGCTTAACATTTTTCTGCGACGAAGTATGTACCACGTTTTTTTTACAACAGAATACGAGGTTGCGCGAGAACGGTTTAATTACGGGAAAAGTATTTACAGTTTTTGTGTGATTGCTGTCTTCCTGAGCTTTATATTTTTAGGCGCTATTATAGGTGCTAAAATCTGGGCGTGGCCACGTACACTTGCAGCTATTGGGCAATGGTCAGATATTATCGGATGGCTAAAAACGCCTGTTCTGTTGCCAGAGACCGCAAAGATTTCAGTCTTTTCAGTATTACAGGTTTTGTTTTTTGTGTTGATGGGCTTTATTATTGCGTTCTTACTCAATCGATTTGTATTGGATAAAATCTTTGATGTTTTGTTAATCGAACAAGGAGTGCAGGATACTATTTCAAGTATTGTGCGCTATATCATTATCATCATTGCTGTTATTTTGGGTTTCCAATCGATCGATTTGGTTGCATTCGTCTGGGGTCTTACCACTGCGTTAGCAATCGGTATCGGTTGGGTGGTAAAAGAGCCAATGGGAGACTTTATAGCATACTTTATTTTGTTAGTGCAGCGGCCATTAAAGATTGGTGATTACGTGCAGATTAATGAGGAAGTGAATGGCGTTGTGCGTAAAATTACACCACGGTCAGTTATTTTACGCAGAAAAAACAGTACCACAATTATTTTACCGAACTCGCAGATCATTAATCAGCCGGTAACGAACTGGAACTACTTACGCGGATTTATTGCATTTAATGATATTGTAGTAACCGTGGGATATAAAGAAGATCCTACGCAGGTTAAAGAGCTTTTGTTAGCAATTTTATCAGCAAATCAATATATTCTTAAAAGCCCTAAGCCGGTTGTTCGTCTTGATAATTTTACCCAGAACGGATTTGAATTTATGGTTCGTGGATATATTAATTCAAACTATACCTTAGACCAGTGGGATATTGCCAGTGATGTGCGTCTTGCGATTGTACAGGTCCTCAGACAGCATGGCATTACGATTGCAGTACCAACACGCATTATTGTTCAGAAAGATACGGTGGGAGCAGACCGTATTGGTAACGTTGAAGGACCGATGATGTCATCGCGTGATGATCATCGAGAATAA
- a CDS encoding ATP-dependent RecD-like DNA helicase, with protein MNNQEELIGIVDRFLFQSNDNGFSVFILQTKSKEPITVTGHMPNIQPGQQVDLVGSWGMHPKFGKQFQATRVTASQPTSIAGLKKYLGSGLIKGVGPSYAEKLVNAFGLEVLDVIDKNPEKLLTVPGIGAGRMEKIIAAWKDQKDISKIMVFLQDRNISTTYAIKIYKRYGQDSIALITENPYRLVQDIWGIGFKTADTIAQNLGIAKDSAQRITAGILHCITTETSNGHLYVELQTLKEKTTEILELEFAAVESTIKYALQDLYNSDKIKVISHNQEHYVTLTKYYYSEKGVAEKITLLQSRPIQHNFDLDAIYAYIKQPRHENDIALNDEQQQGIMACVQNKVTVITGGPGTGKTTLIKKLLAVLDEANVLYKLAAPTGRAAKRITEGTGRPATTIHRLLEFDFTNHGFKHNEQNALQLHFLIVDEASMIDIFLAYAIIRALPHDAHLILIGDVDQLPSVGAGNFLHDLIASNKIATIRLQQIFRQAQNSLIIVNAHKINKGEFPTTFLPDSKQDFFFIKEELPEQLPVHLERIFTSGLKKYGITSDNAIVLTPMNRGGAGTQKINHDIQLILNPATSGKQIPHRGAIYKINDRVMQIRNNYDKNVFNGDIGTIYDINTEDRIVFVAYDQRVIEYEFSELDELVLAYAITIHKSQGSEYSAVIIPIFMQHFMMLQRNLIYTAVTRAKKLCIFIGQAKALAVAIKNSKGVERKTFLYEFLTSPLQCR; from the coding sequence ATGAACAATCAAGAAGAATTAATTGGCATTGTTGATCGGTTTCTTTTTCAAAGCAACGACAATGGTTTTTCTGTGTTCATTTTACAGACAAAAAGTAAAGAGCCGATCACGGTCACCGGACACATGCCCAACATTCAACCCGGTCAGCAGGTTGACCTTGTTGGTTCTTGGGGTATGCATCCAAAATTTGGTAAACAGTTTCAAGCAACACGAGTCACCGCATCACAACCAACGTCTATCGCAGGTCTTAAAAAATATCTTGGGTCCGGCCTCATTAAAGGTGTCGGACCCTCTTACGCTGAAAAGCTTGTTAACGCTTTTGGCCTAGAAGTTTTAGATGTCATTGATAAAAATCCGGAAAAACTGCTCACCGTTCCCGGCATAGGCGCAGGCCGGATGGAAAAAATTATCGCTGCGTGGAAGGACCAAAAAGATATTTCCAAAATTATGGTCTTTTTGCAGGACCGTAATATCTCTACTACGTATGCAATAAAAATTTACAAACGCTACGGACAAGATTCCATCGCGCTGATTACAGAAAATCCTTATCGCCTTGTGCAAGACATCTGGGGAATTGGCTTTAAAACTGCCGACACCATTGCACAAAATCTCGGCATCGCCAAAGATTCAGCACAACGCATCACTGCTGGCATTTTACATTGCATCACCACAGAAACAAGCAATGGCCACCTCTACGTTGAACTACAAACATTAAAAGAAAAAACTACAGAAATTCTTGAACTTGAATTTGCCGCGGTAGAAAGCACAATCAAATATGCGCTACAAGATCTGTATAACAGCGATAAAATCAAAGTTATTTCACATAACCAAGAGCATTACGTAACGCTTACAAAGTATTATTACAGCGAAAAAGGAGTAGCTGAAAAAATAACTCTATTGCAATCACGACCAATACAACACAACTTCGATCTTGATGCAATTTATGCATACATCAAACAACCACGCCATGAAAACGACATTGCATTAAATGACGAACAACAACAGGGCATCATGGCATGCGTACAAAATAAAGTTACCGTTATCACCGGAGGACCGGGAACGGGAAAAACAACACTTATTAAAAAGCTGCTTGCGGTACTTGATGAGGCGAACGTTCTTTATAAACTCGCTGCTCCTACTGGGCGTGCTGCAAAACGAATCACCGAAGGAACCGGCCGCCCTGCAACCACCATTCATCGGCTGTTGGAATTTGATTTTACCAACCATGGATTCAAACATAACGAACAAAATGCACTTCAGTTACATTTTTTAATTGTTGATGAAGCATCCATGATTGATATTTTTTTAGCATATGCAATCATCCGCGCATTGCCTCATGATGCACACTTGATACTCATTGGAGACGTCGATCAATTACCATCTGTTGGTGCAGGAAATTTCCTACATGATCTTATTGCAAGCAACAAAATAGCTACTATTCGTCTGCAACAGATATTTCGCCAAGCACAAAACAGTTTGATCATTGTCAATGCACATAAAATAAATAAAGGGGAATTCCCTACCACATTTTTACCAGATTCAAAACAAGATTTTTTCTTCATTAAAGAAGAATTACCTGAACAATTACCGGTACATTTAGAACGTATTTTCACCAGCGGACTTAAAAAATATGGCATCACGAGTGACAACGCGATTGTACTAACACCCATGAACCGTGGTGGAGCGGGCACACAAAAAATAAATCATGACATACAGCTAATTTTGAATCCCGCGACTTCCGGAAAGCAAATTCCTCATCGGGGGGCAATCTACAAAATTAACGATCGCGTGATGCAAATACGAAACAACTACGATAAAAATGTATTTAACGGCGACATCGGAACGATTTATGATATTAATACCGAAGACCGCATCGTCTTTGTGGCATATGATCAACGAGTTATAGAATATGAATTTAGTGAACTTGATGAACTCGTACTCGCTTACGCAATAACAATCCACAAAAGCCAAGGGTCTGAATATTCTGCCGTTATTATCCCCATTTTTATGCAACATTTCATGATGCTGCAGCGCAACTTAATCTACACTGCCGTAACCCGTGCAAAAAAACTGTGCATTTTCATCGGGCAAGCAAAAGCACTCGCAGTCGCCATAAAAAATAGTAAAGGTGTAGAACGCAAAACATTTTTATATGAATTTCTGACCAGTCCACTCCAATGTCGATAA
- a CDS encoding N-acetylmuramoyl-L-alanine amidase has protein sequence MKKTILLLILSSLTQINQLHAYNFTLMIDPAGDAKHTGREIGDSFERGITLQCAEKLKTMIEERYPEVRVVLTRFPGETLQPLQNANFSNRLDVNFYLSIHFYHDQATRPSLYLYAFSYGDDFVIKTTDLTFYPYDKAYLISTNTTHTWATTMQKQLSNASYQKQFDCKGCFYLPFAPLIGVKSPAIALEIGLKTKHDWQLYLEPIIASITPIINKGVSQNNSPI, from the coding sequence ATGAAAAAAACGATCCTTCTTCTTATACTTTCCAGTCTCACACAAATTAACCAACTCCACGCATACAACTTCACCCTCATGATCGATCCAGCAGGAGATGCTAAACATACTGGCAGAGAAATTGGAGATAGCTTTGAGCGCGGCATCACGTTGCAATGTGCAGAAAAACTAAAAACAATGATTGAAGAACGCTATCCAGAAGTCCGTGTAGTACTCACTCGTTTTCCTGGTGAAACGTTGCAACCACTGCAAAACGCAAATTTTAGTAATCGGCTTGATGTAAATTTTTATCTCAGCATTCATTTTTATCATGATCAAGCAACGCGACCATCGCTCTATCTCTACGCCTTTTCTTACGGTGATGATTTTGTTATCAAAACAACCGATTTAACTTTTTATCCCTATGATAAAGCGTATCTCATTTCTACCAACACCACCCATACGTGGGCAACGACGATGCAAAAACAGTTATCTAACGCTTCGTATCAAAAACAATTTGATTGCAAAGGATGTTTTTATCTACCGTTTGCGCCACTCATTGGCGTGAAATCTCCTGCAATTGCGCTAGAAATTGGACTCAAAACAAAACATGATTGGCAATTGTATTTAGAACCAATCATTGCAAGTATTACTCCGATTATTAATAAAGGCGTATCGCAAAATAACTCACCTATTTAG
- a CDS encoding alkaline phosphatase family protein: protein MKQTKYIVLLFIQFFLSTSGASAVEKPQLTIICIIDQWAYHYIPLLHPYFNAAFKYFLNNGIVYHNAYHPHACPETATGHATLSTGTYAQNHGIISNSWVDENGNSIKSDKDSAENAAVFSPTELYQYGKSAANIMVDGLSDQLVLQQPTDQKRHVFSISLKSRAAIGTAGKLGKAIWYDTPTRCFTSSTAYFKELPHWITQFNSNKNLQSLHSMFWKPRYKLNSPAYQFKNIHNYEYAGSPQIIGKQISLQKKVELPYKDPIQKSPLGNQICLDLAVECINTHLPKNSTDSMVLWLELSALDYAGHMYGPECMETIDIIYHLDKQLQQFLKQVTKTVDKKKLLFILTADHGIEPIPELLAKRGIPARRLMLNEWIDDMNKQLAETVGVTNVLFPKVVPPYVYFDMQQFNALEQEEQNTIIKTVKEYLMKQPGVKQVWYHTELEQACFHENQLESYFKNQFYPGRSGQIIIQTDPYNILTEFKTGASHCTPYEANTHVPIIIYQKGVYEKQAVNEKVSTTQLANTVAHILNISKPSTSTGQLLPGITRS from the coding sequence ATGAAGCAAACAAAATATATAGTTCTCCTATTCATACAGTTTTTTCTCTCCACATCGGGCGCTAGTGCCGTTGAAAAACCGCAACTCACCATCATCTGCATCATCGATCAATGGGCATATCATTATATCCCTTTGCTCCATCCTTACTTTAATGCAGCATTTAAATATTTTCTTAACAATGGCATTGTATATCATAATGCATACCATCCCCATGCATGCCCAGAAACTGCAACAGGACACGCTACTCTCAGCACCGGCACCTACGCACAAAATCATGGTATTATTAGTAATTCCTGGGTTGATGAAAATGGTAATTCTATAAAAAGCGATAAAGATAGCGCGGAAAATGCAGCAGTTTTTTCTCCCACAGAACTGTATCAATATGGAAAATCAGCTGCAAACATTATGGTTGACGGGCTCTCTGATCAGCTTGTCTTACAACAACCAACTGATCAAAAACGACATGTTTTTTCTATCTCTTTAAAAAGTCGCGCTGCAATCGGAACAGCCGGAAAACTGGGTAAAGCAATCTGGTATGATACGCCAACACGCTGCTTTACATCAAGTACTGCATATTTTAAAGAGTTACCTCATTGGATTACACAATTTAATAGCAACAAAAACCTTCAATCTCTCCATTCCATGTTCTGGAAACCACGATACAAATTAAATTCTCCTGCATATCAATTTAAAAATATTCATAATTATGAATATGCAGGCTCACCACAAATTATTGGCAAACAGATTTCTTTACAAAAAAAAGTTGAATTGCCTTACAAGGATCCAATCCAAAAAAGTCCTCTCGGCAACCAAATATGCCTCGATCTTGCTGTTGAATGCATCAACACGCATCTGCCAAAAAACAGTACTGATTCTATGGTACTTTGGTTAGAACTCAGCGCGTTAGACTATGCAGGTCATATGTATGGCCCGGAATGCATGGAAACCATCGATATCATCTACCACCTAGATAAGCAACTGCAACAATTTCTAAAACAAGTAACAAAAACAGTCGACAAAAAAAAGCTACTTTTCATTCTTACCGCTGATCATGGCATCGAGCCAATACCTGAACTACTTGCTAAAAGAGGTATTCCTGCACGCAGATTAATGCTTAATGAATGGATCGATGATATGAATAAACAACTTGCCGAAACAGTGGGAGTTACCAACGTATTATTCCCAAAAGTAGTTCCTCCGTATGTGTACTTTGACATGCAACAATTTAATGCGCTCGAGCAAGAAGAACAAAATACCATTATAAAAACAGTAAAAGAGTATCTCATGAAACAACCTGGCGTTAAGCAGGTGTGGTATCATACTGAACTTGAGCAAGCTTGTTTTCATGAAAATCAACTAGAAAGTTATTTTAAAAATCAGTTTTACCCAGGCCGTAGCGGGCAGATTATCATCCAAACCGATCCTTATAACATATTAACTGAATTCAAAACAGGCGCTTCACATTGCACGCCGTATGAAGCGAACACCCATGTACCAATAATTATTTACCAAAAAGGTGTATACGAAAAACAAGCAGTGAATGAGAAAGTTTCGACAACGCAACTGGCAAACACCGTTGCACATATATTGAATATATCAAAACCTTCTACATCCACTGGGCAATTGTTACCGGGGATTACTCGTTCATAA